One window of Watersipora subatra chromosome 3, tzWatSuba1.1, whole genome shotgun sequence genomic DNA carries:
- the LOC137391941 gene encoding TBC1 domain family member 25-like: MMLEQSQFPGEAISVTAELLDEDKNMIDVKRFSLDPEITSYQMLQSLLSNAFDITGDFVTSYLTLDDEEYIVQLPLLNDWDLDAAVLNCAVQSCLKLIVQKKHNNGVMDDWDVVERSDIPSPGKIQTLTNQTRFVAKFAERLTDILTPGKKRRGGFALGRAMKHPLTDAEFRNHLDCAGRLVAERLFRERIYEGGIEQSMRKVSWRHLLNIFPPDLNGRERYEYLQEKAKEYLMLRSSWKDNFSRGIASEELKFITSMVRKDVIRTDRTHSFFRGRDDNKNTESLFDLLCTYSLHHPDVSYCQGMSDLASVMLVVQADESNAYICFCALMKRLKANFLFDGKAMTKKFDHLKLLLLYHDPELWHYMMANDTQDLFFTYRWLLLELKREFAFNDALYMLETMWSTLPIESSPVGVPLSDTHCLSADGSVLFAKQPARVAPIHHSGSCGTPTPYTKLLSLCRKGSNHSITPLATDAVSQMLNGCAAGSRSESPRRLSDIASRSSTDMEGSPNSEEPEPSIQCLEPTSTFYIGVGEDINGILQYTDEGLDNCSEALESGNSSCSNLHCSSGSLDSGIKTQLPVPLALSSRGSDLQFTLESSDSHPPHPHPSILPPPEEFGSGNAFLMFAAFTMIEQHRDHIIKNRLDFESIAMLFDRRVRRNDVNKVICNTKIAYENYLKECHAYA, from the exons ATGATGTTAGAACAGTCACAATTTCCCGGCGAAGCGATTAGTGTTACTGCTGAA CTATTAGATGAAGACAAGAATATGATAGACGTGAAAAGATTCTCACTCGACCCAGAGATTACGTCGTACCAGATGTTGCAAAGCCTGTTGAGCAATGCCTTTGACATCACCGG AGACTTTGTCACCTCCTATCTGACCCTTGATGATGAGGAGTATATTGTACAGCTGCCGCTCCTCAATGACTGGGACTTGGACGCTGCCGTATTAAACTGTGCAGTGCAGTCGTGTTTAAAACTCATCGTTCAAAAGAAACACAACAATGGAG TTATGGACGATTGGGATGTCGTGGAACGCTCCGACATTCCTTCTCCTGGCAAGATTCAAACGCTCACCAACCAGACCCGGTTTGTCGCTAAATTTGCAGAAAGGCTCACCGATATTCTCACGCCAG GAAAGAAAAGGAGGGGAGGTTTCGCACTTGGCAGGGCAATGAAACATCCGTTGACAGATGCAGAGTTCCGCAACCACCTTGACTGCGCCGGCAGGCTCGTTGCAGAGAGGCTGTTTAGAGAGAGAATTTATGAAGGAGGCATTGAGCAGAGCATGCGAAAAGTTAGCTGGCGCCATCTCCTCAACATCTTCCCTCCAG ATCTGAATGGCCGGGAACGGTACGAGTATTTGCAAGAAAAAGCAAAAGAATATTTGATGCTGCGTAGTTCCTGGAAGGATAACTTCTCCCGTGGCATCGCATCTGaagaattaaaatttataacatCGATGGTTAGAAAGGATGTAATAAGAACAGACAGAACCCATTCCTTTTTTCGGGGCAGAGATGATAACAAGAATACGGAGAGTTTGTTTGACTTGCTTTGCACTTACTCGCTACACCATCCCGATGTTTCCTACTGTCAGGGCATGAGTGACCTCGCATCTGTCATGCTCGTTGTTCAAGCCGATGAAAGCAATGCCTACATTTGCTTCTGCGCACTCATGAAACGTCTAAAAGCCAACTTCTTGTTTGATGGAAAAGCGATGACGAAGAAGTTTGACCATCTAAAGTTGCTGCTGCTTTATCACGACCCTGAACTCTGGCACTACATGATGGCCAATGATACTCAAGATCTATTCTTCACTTACCGCTGGCTTCTTCTCGAGCTCAAGCGAGAGTTTGCCTTCAATGATGCCCTGTACATGCTTGAGACGATGTGGAGCACTCTACCCATCGAATCCTCACCCGTCGGGGTACCGCTGTCAGACACACACTGTCTCAGCGCCGATGGCAGCGTCTTATTTGCCAAACAGCCAGCTCGCGTGGCTCCTATTCATCACAGCGGATCTTGTGGTACCCCCACTCCTTACACAAAGTTGCTTTCCCTGTGTAGGAAGGGCTCTAACCACTCTATTACTCCCTTGGCCACTGATGCTGTCTCTCAGATGTTGAATGGGTGCGCGGCTGGCTCCAGGTCAGAATCTCCCAGAAGGCTCTCTGACATTGCCAGTAGATCTTCAACAGACATGGAAGGAAGCCCGAACAGCGAAGAACCAGAGCCTTCAATTCAATGCCTCGAACCTACCAGTACCTTTTATATAGGAGTAGGGGAAGATATCAATGGTATTTTGCAGTACACTGACGAAGGTCTCGATAACTGCAGCGAGGCTCTTGAATctggcaactcgagttgtagtAATCTTCACTGCAGTTCAGGGAGTCTAGACTCTGGTATAAAAACACAACTGCCTGTGCCCTTGGCTCTTTCATCTAGAGGCTCAGACCTCCAGTTTACTTTGGAGTCGTCTGACTCTCACCCCCCTCACCCACATCCATCTATTCTTCCTCCACCAGAAGAATTTGGCTCGGGAAATGCGTTTCTCATGTTTGCGGCGTTTACAATGATTGAGCAACACCGTGACCATATAATTAAAAACAGGCTAGATTTTGAGTCTATCGCTATGCTGTTTGATCGTAGAGTCAGGCGAAATGATGTGAATAAGGTAATATGTAATACAAAAATTGCATATGAAAATTACTTAAAGGAATGTCATGCGTACGCTTAA
- the LOC137391944 gene encoding piercer of microtubule wall 1 protein-like produces MSADQQTEVGPGGVPKGSKTSEYYRTFDIPDRFENPEWFEGYQQKQIHPLYRPTSKDYGGNQPNVHTMPTHFHGKSQKFTNHLGVCGMPRNRSLNTNKDTSRV; encoded by the exons ATGTCTGCTGATCAACAAACGGAG GTCGGACCAGGTGGAGTTCCGAAAGGTTCTAAAACATCTGAATATTATCGAACTTTCGACATTCCTGATCGATTTGAGAATCCAG AGTGGTTCGAAGGCTACCAGCAGAAACAGATTCATCCACTTTATAGACCCACATCAAAAGATTACGGTGGAAACCAGCCCAATGTTCACACTATGCCCACGCATTTTCATGGAAAATCTCAAAAGTTCACCAAC CATTTGGGGGTTTGTGGGATGCCCCGCAATCGCTCACTGAACACCAACAAGGACACAAGCCGTGTGTAA